The genomic stretch GATACACACTGTGACCAGGTTAATTCATGCTGTCTTGAAGGCCAACGCATAGatgtatatatgttatatatgttaCTATAAAGTCTATTTTCTATTAAAAGACTATTCTCAACTGCATCAGTTGTCATCGGGTTGTTTTTAAGAATGTCAGATTGTGTCAGATCAACTCCTGTAATTCTTGCAGATTTGATGTGTTATGTTTATATTAGGGGTGGGACTTGATTAAAAGAAATATCGAATTAACTTGAAgcattgtaattaattaatcaaaattaatcacatttcattatttagcatgagaaatattgatttaagtttggttgatgaatgaatcaatgaacataagcttaaattcaaaatcttgtttattttcccaccAGTCTACTGCCAGTAAATTAGTCAGTTTGTCTGACGTGGACTTTGACgttttgtttctgaatgtgaacccCGACAAGTGGTCGAGTGTTGACTGGCGACACTGTTTGCATTACGTACTGTTAACATTACTGACCTGCGCGCTAGCCCCAACATGTTTTGCGTTGAGGTGGTAACGAACGGTGGAAGTGCTCCTGTGATAAGCAAACTCCTTCCTGCATTAAGtgcaaataacaacatttttgtttgtacttccatctggaagtttcttgtatttaaatttcccaTCCACCAGCGTAGTCTCTTAcatcatctccatcatgttCATCACATTGTGCGTTGTTATAATCTGTATGCCTGGAACTCAATGCACTGAAACTGCACTGAGAAACTTTCCATGGTGCAAAGTGAGATTAAAATGCATAAAAGATTTTATATAGTTATTTTCCccaataattaattaatcaaaattaacGCGTTAAAATCCCACCCCTAGTTTAAATAGATCAGACTACTCCAGCCATGGGACATGTTGAATTTTGTCTGAATTTGAAttaaattgttacattttacattcattttataatAATGACAGTGAAAACGAGTAGTAGTGGAGTAGCAGGCAGTGTcgttgccacacagctccaggaccctgagtgaatgtgtggtgcccTAAGATGGAATAAATTACACCAAACCACCAGCCCTGATAATGATGAAGGGTTTACAAAGGACAAATTaaacaatgaattaatattttctaTTACTCTAGAGCTTGCATTTTTATTAGTGCTGTATATATTTACACCTTGTCTTTACGGTGTCTTCAGGTGTTTTACTTCATTCAGTTGACCTGACATTGTACGGGTCCACCACCATCCTCAGCAGCTGCATTATTATCTTTATTCTTCACCCCTTCTTCTTCAGTCCCCTCAgagtcagtgctgtgtgtgcCAGTGGCGGCAGTCTCAGAATCAGTAGGAAAGTCCAGCTGGGAGACCTGCTGATCACTAgcctgtgtgtggtgtgagactgagggagagacagagcagaTACAGGCATTACCACATTACTGTTACTCAAGCACATATGCCTAATTATAACACTGATTGATCTGTACTTTAATAAAGACAAAGTGCTACTCAAACCGGAACCAATcgcaaaaatattaaaataaacagtgtcttgtatttaaacGAAAGAAGAGCAGACAATATCTTGttctgcactttaaagattttgttaatatacacaatatacactGAATGTAACAGTACAGTATGTGCACAGTACAGAAAAGTTGGGATAGTATCAGTTTCAGACTAGAAACACTGAAAACCAACAGGTGATGGAATCATACTTATGTGTAAAGGCAGTGTGCAGGAAAGGCCTTGTCCTTTATGATTGTGGATGGGCCCGAGGCTGAACACCAGCGAATAATACAACAGCAATGAGTGGTTACAAggattttagttgtttttttccccatccaCAGTACGATATTAACATAAAATTGAAGGAATCTAGAGAAATCtttaggtgtgtatgtgtgtgtgtgtgaaggtcaAGGGGCAAAATGCGACAGCTGTGCAGCAGAACACCTGTATATCATAAGAATGTCAGAGTTGATAAGAATAAAGGTGATGGAACTCAacagtaaaaatgtgtctggatacatgtttattttttggacCATGTTGCAGACATCACATCTCCCAGGACTCTTGGTAATTTATTGAGCTGCTGTTTTGATTCTTCTAGTCTAGTTCGTTTTTGCTcggctgtttttgtttttaaggtgAATTAGGCAATTTCACCAGTGTGCCTGTATGTATTATTGTAGTTCAACTGCCTAACCACCAGAGGTCACACATCATGAACCCTGACAAACTTACCAGTGCATTAGACACGGTGACCTCAAGAGGTCAAGCAGGAGAACTACAATTAAGAAAGGTTTTTCAAAAAGGGTTTTTCAGGCCTAAACTGCACTCTGCTGATGccattgttaaaatatttttttaaaatcatgttaTTCATATTCTACAGTTAATttacaatataaaaatgtagtGCACCTTCAATTCTAACTAACTATACTTGTACCTAAGTACTACTAATTACACTCACCTCtgttggagagtgtgtgtgacagaggcTGATCTATGGAGGTAGAGGCAACCTCTGTGGCAAGCTGGTCAGCCTCAGTTAAGCGCCTGTGGCCTGTTAACATGTGGATGAGCTCGGAGGCGTGTTTCTGCTCCGTCACAATCTTGAGGATCACTCGGACTTGACCGCTTCTGTCTGAACCATCACATGGGAGGATTTCTATTTCTGCCATCCTCCTGAATGGAGAGAGAGTGTACAGTGTACTCTCACTGTGATGTACACTATATTGACAAAAGGGTGCAGACATTCTTGTGACCtctaaaatgaagggtattaaaaaatgaatttctTCCCCTTGGCTGCATTAACCACTTCAACTTTTCTGAGAATACtttagcattcagccacaaggttAGGTTTAGACATTTAcaatacagatttttttttaattattgaaaacatCAGTAACACATCAACACTGAGTCAAAAGTCATGAAAAGCAGTGTACGATGTGtgcgaatgagagagagagcagtgtatgatgtgtgtgaatgagggAGAAAGCAGTGTATGATGTGTGAATGATTGGTCTCAGCTGGAAGTCTAGAGAGAATGCAGAGATTGTATTTAGTTTTTATAATGACTGAAAAAATATGGCATTTTATGATAGTTTAAGTTAATGTGTGAATGCTACAGTActctgttgttgtgtgtgttcgACGGTATCTGGTGACACAGCAGACACCAATGGCAGCAACAACGAGGAGGAGCAACACCACCACAAACACGATGAAAACATCAGAATTCAGCCACTGAGACATGGAGCTCATCCTACTACCATCCACACCTGCATCCATACCAtgcctagacacacacacacacacacacacacacacacacacacaaagtacatACACAAGCATTATTAAAAAGAGTGAGATTATAATTAAAAAGTTACTGAAATCACTAGAATTAAAATTGAAATACTAAATACAccacttaaaatatatattaaaatgtactcAGAGCACTAAAAATATAACAATTActgaaaacactgaattcaaattaatcagaaaacaagacaaacatcttaagttaaaatgtaaatatcttaaatcaATTTAGAAGACTAAACATGAAGTCAGAACCTTAAAAAGGGAACTGTACTGAGTAAGTCGTGTAGCTCTGACTGCTGTAGACTACATCCGTGGCCTGTGCTGCTGTTACTGGCTTCTTGGCGAAGTTTATAAATCCTATTGCTGTCAGTTTCTGAACGCAGTACGGGTGAAGGCTGCTGGTCTGTTCCTCACATCACACTGAGGAGCTCTGAGCCTGGGCTTCAGAATCACAGTGGAACACTGAGCTCCGTGTTCTGATTCCAATCCATTATCACAGCCTTCACCTCGGAGTTCCTCAGCCGCCGTTTCACAgcgcggggggggggggggggtgtcctcagctgctccagagactacagcactgtactgtggAGGACTGGGTACTTTAAAACTCCACTAACGTGCGTTACTCACGTGTTATGCCATTTGAGGTAAGGACATTTTTGTTGAGACTCCAAATTCAgccttaaggtggaatggaaaacttAAATAGTACACCTCGTGAAGTTTCTGGTTGAAGGTGAAATAATTTCTCAACTAACGTAGAAACCTGTTGGAATGGAATAAAACATTTGAATAAAAGTTCAGCTCCAGCCTCAGCTAAGTGTACTTTAGGGCCCAATGGAAACTCATCGAGAAGGCgcacatttaatgtggaatgggaaTTTAAAATGAGTAATTATAATAAGCCTCGTGTatattatgaaagtaaaagcaTATATTTTCTTCAGTTTAGCTCAATTTATGGCAAAAAGCAGTCAACTTCAGGAATGAGAATGGCCGCAAGAGATGGAGGATATCTCTGGAAGCTCTTGATGTTGGTGTTTTTGTCCACACTGGGTCTGTTTACACCTCGCCAGGCCCGTTATAgagattaattaatatttagggGGACTGAACTTTAACCCGGGGGTCTAGGGGTAATTGCGTCATAGCAGCAAAATTCTTTGATGAGGTACAGAtaaagcaaagccacaaggagctgctgcctttaaaaaatgtatatccaTCCACAGgtagaaaaataaaactgagttgtgaacatctattaactcattatacacaggtatctgtaaaatatacagtcataacATCAGGAAAAAGCAGGGCTAAAGAACATTTAAGGGGGCCACAACCACCCTTAAAGAGGTCTAACAACGTTGCACCTGGCATTAATATGCATTTTTGTGATCTGATCACTTCTGTATTTTACATGTCTGCATGAAAAGCCAGCCGTAAACCCCCTCAAGATTCATAGTGATCAGATTGTCGTTAAATCGCTCAGACCACATTCAGAGGAGGTTTAGAGATAGATTCTGTCCACATTTAACAGCAGTGTAAACagaatgtgttttctgtgtctggACAGTTATGCAGTAGAAACACGTTGGTTGagaggaggaacaatgcaggtGTATTGTATTTCTAGAGATGAATGGCTGTccatttatttacagaaaaaaaaatcatgtttgaGAATAATTACTGGGAAAAGCCCATGCAACTGACTGATCACTGTTGTTATTCATTTGTCTGTGTCTTGTCCTTCCTGAGTCAGGTGATAAATATAATCAGTGTTGTTCTCTTTGTACGTTACTTTATTATGTTGCTTTTATTCACTTGATAACTTGATATAGCTCAAATTGGAATCAGGTCACTCAAATTTGTCAGAGAATGTTTGTGACAGAGGCTGATCTCTGGAGGAAGAGACAACCTCAGGGCCCAGATTGTCAGCGTCAGTGTCCTGTTAACATGTGGATGAGCTCGGAGGCATGTTTCTGCTCCGTCACAATCTTGAAGGGTATTAAAAGCAGTTAACTGTTCCCCTAATATTTCACTAGACTTTGAACACTGCATTGAGGATTTGTAAGCATTCAGCCACGTCAGATGTTGGATAGTCTCACAtagccaataaataaataaataaaataatactgcAGTTATTTTAGACAGTTACAGCACAGTCAATTTTACATTATGGAAGACAAGCTTAAGGTGAATGGACATTGAATCAAAACGTTTGAACTGCAGtgtattatgtgtgtgtttgaaagagagagaggggagtgtCTCAACTATACAAACAAGATAGTCCAAATAAATCAGCATCACATTTTAGTGtcatttttttccatgttgtttaATTGTAATTCATGGACAATTCCTAACTGTTACCAGCAGGGGGCGACATGCACCAACTCTACCCAAAATGACAGGCGCTGCTAATGAAATTCAGCCAAAGGAATGGATAAATGTTCAGCAGAGCGCTGTTCGTGGATTTATAAAGGGTTTCTGAGCCAGCGTTTGCTTTAAAAGGCTCGCGTAGACATCCTGGCATGACGTACACAGATATTTAAAAGCCATAGAGCAAGTATATAAATCATAGTGTGTTTCAAATTGGTTAGAGCTTCAGGAACTAGACCGATGTCCAAATGAATCAAATTTACCTTCACCATAGTTAAGTACTGATCCCATTTTGATTTATGACGAGTGGGGGCCACTTTAATTTGTGATGAGCAGAAGAATCATCACTCTGGTTTTAAACAGGTGTCGGTCAATGTAAGAAGTGGAGAACAGGAACAGATCTATGTTTTTTTAGAACCTGCTATGAAAAGCTGTCAGTGAAAAAAATAGATATGGTACGTTAAGAGGCTTGTGGCCCTTCACTTATCCAATATTAGGTGTTAGATAACTAGGACTGGCCGCATAGTGGAGCAACAGGGCTGcacaggtttcctccgggtgctccagtttcttcctgCAGTCTGTAGTCAGTCACATGATGGATGGTGGATTGTCTGTGTGAAGcagagtgtgagtgtctgggtgagtgtttgatgtCCTAAGACGAACTGTTGCACTTTCCAGGGCCCTTTGAACCTAGCAATTCCAGGTTTACGCCAGACCCACATCTTTTTAAGGAGGATAACACTACTTTCCCAGTTCTGAATTGTTAGCCAACAGACACCCACTGCACTTAATAGTGTGTACATGCATTTTATGGAAGGGGTTTTACACCTTATACAGAAATGTGTTCATGACACATACATAAAGTAAtgggcacggtggcttggtggttagcacgttcgcctcccagtgctgggatcttgggttcaagtcctatctgagtggagttttcatgttctccctgtgtctgcatgggtttcctctggggtctcctgtttcctcctactgttcaaaaacatggaggttaggtgaattggcttctctaataactgtcctggtgtaagggaatgagtgtgtatgtgaataaaTGCCTGTATGTGTTTGagcaggttgtgtcgcagtcacacagctttggtaggtggattggtgactcaaaagtgtccgtaagattgagtgtgtaagtgaatgtgtgtgtgtgtgttgccctgtgaaggactggcgcctcctccagggtgtattcccgccttacgcccaataattccaggtaggctctggacccaccatgaccctgaactggataagcgcttacagataaggaatgaatgaTCAAGTTGCATCAGAAGAGATCTGGATCCTCTCTTTGAGCCTTGCGTAGAAGGTCCATGCCCATTTATGTAAACAAGCGTTTTTattgagaaatatatatatatatatatatacatatttaaaaacataaacacagaccATCATGATACAGTATTAGATCTGGCAGCCTCAtgtgcatgtaaacacactgcTATGTCTCAAACAAAAGAAACCATTACACGTCAGTGTAATAATGAACAGGTCTCAAGAAGCTATGCAATAACAGTGtatacataaacaaatgaacatatTAATGCATTGGTCCAAAAACTTCAATGCTTCAATGGAAATAAGTAGTATGCAACTGTAGTGCAATAAATGTACAATATGTAACAAATAACCCCCAGACGTATAGAGCTGCTTTGAGGCATCACGTTGTAAAGTAGGCAAGATATCTGGCAT from Hoplias malabaricus isolate fHopMal1 chromosome 2, fHopMal1.hap1, whole genome shotgun sequence encodes the following:
- the si:dkey-111e8.4 gene encoding uncharacterized protein si:dkey-111e8.4; this encodes MDAGVDGSRMSSMSQWLNSDVFIVFVVVLLLLVVAAIGVCCVTRYRRTHTTTERMAEIEILPCDGSDRSGQVRVILKIVTEQKHASELIHMLTGHRRLTEADQLATEVASTSIDQPLSHTLSNRVSHHTQASDQQVSQLDFPTDSETAATGTHSTDSEGTEEEGVKNKDNNAAAEDGGGPVQCQVN